The Brevundimonas sp. SORGH_AS_0993 genome segment CATCAAAACTTTCCGCTCATCCCGGCGAAAGCCGGGACCCGGTGCTTTCGCTACACCGGTGTCTGGGATCAAGGGCGCAGATGGTCGCGAAAAACGGATCGCCCATAGAACTCGGTCCCGGCTTTCGCCGGGATGAGTGGATTATTCAAGTGTCAACCGACGAACGCCCGTTCCAGAACGTAGTCGGCGGGTTCGGCGTTGGAGCCTTCCTTCAGCCCATAGGTCTCCAGCAGTTCGCCGGCTTCCTTGATCATGGCCATGGAGCCACACAGCATGACCCGATCCTTGGCCGGATCGAAACCGTCGGGCAGGCCCAGGTCGCGGAAAAAGTCGCCTGACCGGATGCGGTCGGTGATCCTGCCCGGCGTTCTGAATTCCTCGCGCGTTACGGTGGGATAGTAGGTCAATTGGGCCTTGGCCTCGTCGCCGATCAGCGGATCGTCGTGAATCTCGGCCGTGAAGAAGTCGCGGTAGGCCAGGTCGGCCACGCTGCGGACCGTGTGGATCACATAGACATGGCCGAAGCGGGAATAGGTTTCGGGATCGCGCGCCACGCTGAGCCAGGGCGCCAGACCCGTGCCCGTGCCGATCAGGAACAGCCGTTCGCCCCCGGTCAGGGCGTCCAGAACCAGGGTCCCGGTCGGCTTTTTGCCCATCAGGACGGTGTCGCCGGGCTGAATCTTTTGCAGGCGCGACGTCAGGGGGCCGTCTGCGACCTTGATGGAGAAGAACTCAAGTTCCTCGGCCCAGCAGGGACTGGCGATGGAATAGGCGCGCAGGATCGGCTTTCCCCCGTCCTCGCCTGGCAGGCCGATCATCACGAATTCGCCCGAGCGGAAGCGGAAATCCTCGGGCCGGCGCACGCCGAAGCTAAACAGACTGTCGGTCCAATGGCGCACCCACAGAACCTCCAGCGCGTTGAACGGACTGGCCTTGACGGGGGCGGGGGAGAGGGAGGCGTCGGTCATCGCGCGCTATCTAATGTGAGAACTCTTCGCAGGGAAGGACAAGCACCATCGCCGCGTGCGACTTTCCGCGTGACGGGTCGATAAAGGCCGATTAGCGTCCGGCGCCATGCGCACCCTTCTCCTTGCTTCGACCATCCTCCTGTCCGCCACCTCGGCCCAAATAGGCCGAGCATGGGCGCAGGAAACGCCCTCCAACATTCTGACGCCCGAGCGGGTGTTCTCCAGCCCCAGTTTGAACGGTCCGGTCGCCAAGGGCGTCAGCCTCTCGCCGGATGGGCAGTTGGTGGCCTTCCTGCGCTCGCGCGACGACAATGTGGATGTTCAGGATCTGTGGGCGGCGCCGACCGGGCCGGGCGAACCCTATAAGCTGATCGATGCGCGGGCCCTGGTTCCCGACGCGGGCGAGTTGTCGGAGGCCGAAAAGGCCCGGCGTGAACGGATGCGGATCAGCGCGCGCGGCGTGGTGGAATATTCGTGGGACCAGCAGGGCCGATATATTCTGGCGCCGCTGGAAGGCGACATCTTTCTGGCCAACCGGGGCGACGGCAAGGTGCGTCGGCTGACCCAGACCCCCGCCGACGAAATCGATGCGAAGGTCTCGCCCAAGGGCAGCTATGTCTCCTATGTCCGCGACCAGAACCTGATCGTCTATGATCTGGCCAGCGGTCGCGAGACGCCGATCACAGACGACGGCGCGGGCCTGATTTCCTGGGGCACGGCCGAGTTCATCGCCCAGGAAGAGATGGGCCGCGATACGGGCTATTGGTGGAGCCCGGACGAACGCTACATCGCCCTGACCCGCGTAGATGAAAGCCCCGTCGATATCGTGCCGCGCTTCGAGATCGCCGGCGGCGGCGCCACCATGGTGGAGCAACGTTATCCCCGCGCCGGCCGCCCCAATGCGGTGGTCGAACTGTATGTGCGTGATCTGCAGAGCGGGGCGCGCGTCAAGGTAGACCTGGGCGCCAACACCGATATCTATCTGGCGCGGGTGAACTGGTCCGGCGACGGCAAGACCCTGTATGTCCAGCGCCAGTCGCGGGACCAGAAGACCCTGGACCTGTTGAGCGTCGATCCGACCACGGGCGCCTCGCGTGTGATCCTGAGCCAGAAGGCGCAGGCCTGGGTCGATCTGAACGACGACTTCCGCGTACTGAAGGATGGCCGCTTCATCTGGTCCAACGAGGATTCGGGCTGGCGGCATCTGTATCTGTACGACCGCGACGGACGGCGCATCCGGGCGATCACGCGCGGCGACTATCCGGTCAAGCATCTGGACGGCGTCAACGAACAGACCGGCGACGTCTACTTCACCGCCTCGATGCGCGACGGCAAGGAACTGCCGATCGAGCAGCAGATGTTCCGCGCCAATCTGAACCGCGCGGTCGAGCCGGTCGCGGTGACGCCGGGCGGCGGCTGGTGGACAGTGTCGGTCAACGGGCCGGCGACGGCCTATGTCGGCAACTATTCCGATCCGCAGACCCCGCCGCAATCGGCGCTTTACCGGATCGACGGCACGCGCGTGCGGTGGATCGAGGAAAACAGGCTGGACGCCAGCCACCCATTCGCGCCCTACGCCTCGCGTCTGCGCGCGCCCGAGTTCGGCACGATGCAGAGCCACGGCCAGACCCTGGTGTGGCGCATGACCACCCCGCCGGGCTTCGATCCGTCGAAGAAATATCCGGTGGTGATGCAGGTGTACGGCGGCCCTGGCACCGGCGCGGGCGTGCAGAAGAGCTGGCAGCCGCTGACCAACCAATTGCTGACCGAGGCCGGCTATATCGTCTTACGCCTCGATAACCGGGGCGAGGGGAATCGGTCGCAGGCGTTCGAGACCAGCATCTATCGCCGCCTGGGCCTTCCGGCGGTCGAGGATCAGGCCCAGGCCGCCCAATGGCTGAAGACCCTGCCCTATGTCGATGCCGACCATATCGCGGTGATGGGCTGGAGTTTCGGCGGCTTCCTCAGCCTGCTGACCCTGACCGACAAGGACGCGAACCTGGCGGCGGCCCTGGCCGGCGCGGCGCCGACGCAGTGGGGGCTGTACGACACCCACTACACCGAACGCTATATGTCGACACCGCAGGACAATCCTGAAGGCTACGCCGCCACCGACATCCTGCCGCGCCTAGACAATCTGACGGGACGGTTGCTGATCCTGCACGGCATGGCCGACGACAATGTCATTTTCGGCAACGCCACCCGCGTGATCGACGCCCTGCAGGCCAAGAGCGTTCCGTTCGAGATGATGCTCTATCCCGGCCAGCGGCACGGCGTCCGCGGCGATCCGAGGCAGATGCAGCAATGGCGCACCTATCTGGACTTCCTGGACCGCACCATCGGCAAGCGGGCGAAGTAGGCCCGCGCGATGCATCCTTTCCCTGCTTGGCGCCTTGATCAGGTCTGTCGCAGGGAGAGGGTGAATGTCGGGACGGACGGCTGCCGGGCCAGGGCTTCGGCGGTGAGCGAACTGATCGCCAATGTTGTCGGTTCGGCGGCGGCCCTATGTTCCATCACCAGTTTCGCGCCCCAGGCGATCAAGATCTGGAAGGAGCGGGACGCCTCTTCGGTCAGTCTGAAGACCTATTCCCTGACCGTGACCTGTTTCGTTCTGTGGGTCGTTTATGGGGTGATGACCAAGGCGTGGCCGGTGACGGTCGCCAACGCCTGCGCCCTGGTGATGGCGTCGGGCGTACTGGCTATGAAGTGGCGGTTTCGCGACGGCGATCCCGACGATTGACGATTTGATCCTTGTCAAGGCAGATCAGATCGACCGGGCGCACAAGGCGGCAAAAGGAGATTTCCGATGCCAGAAGCCGCCGTGCCCTTTATCGCCGCCATCGTCGCGGCCTTCGTCTTCTTCATGATCGCCATCGGTGGCGCCAGCTTTTATAGCCGCTCTTCCGACGAGAAGTGACGCCACCTTTACCCGACGTGATCTTGGCGCCTCGGCGAGGGCGGGGTAGGGCTGGGGTTCAACCGTCCTATGGGAGACGCCCCTATGCCTGATCTGGCTCAAGTTACCGAACACATCCGCGGCGCCGTCGGCGACAACTCCGGTCTCGGCAAGACCGTCAAGCTGGACTTGGGCGACGAAGGCAAGATCTTCATCGACGGAGCCTCGGTGCCCAACACCGTCACCAACGAAGACAAGCCCGCCGACGCCACCGTCTCGATCAAATGGGACGACTTCCTGGCTCTGTCGGAAGGCAAGCTGGACCCGATGATGGCCTTCATGCAGGGCAAGCTGAAGATCGCCGGCGACATGATGATCGCCCAGAAGCTGGCGCCGCTGCTGAAGCGCTGATGCCGGTCTGATGTGACCAGAACAGACGGCGCGGCGCCCGAACGGGTCCGCGCCGTCTTCGTATCGGGCGCCCGGCAAGAGGCGCGAACGGGAAGAGGGAACACCATGGATTTCAAGCATTCCGACCGAGCCCTTGAATGGCAGGATCGCGTCCGCCGCTTTCTGGACGCAGAGGTCGTGTCGAACGAGGCGCTGTATTTCGACCAGGTGCGCGAGGATTCGACACGCCAGCCGCCGATCATGGAGGCGATGAAGGCCAAGGCGCGCGAGGCGGGGCTGTGGAACATGTTCCTGCCCGGCGACCACGGGGCCGGGCTGACCAATCTGGAATATGCGCCGCTGGCCGAACTGATGGGGCGGCGCCTGTGGTCAGCCGAGGTGTTCAACTGCAACGCCCCCGACACCGGCAATATGGAAGTCCTGCACATGTACGGCGACGCCGCGCAGCAGGCGCGTTGGCTCAAGCCCCTTATGGCGGGCGAGATACGCTCCGCCTTCCTGATGACCGAACCCGAGGTCGCTTCTTCGGACGCCACGAACATTCAGACCCGGATCGAGCGCGACGGCGACCACTATGTCATTAACGGCCGCAAGTGGTGGTCGACCAACATGGGTCATCCGAACGTCGCCGTGACCATCGTGATGGGCAAGACCGACCCCGAGGCGGCCGTCCACGCCCAACAGTCCCAGATCATCGTGCCCGTCGACACGCCTGGTTTCCGGGTCGAGCGGATGCTGTCGGTCTTCGGTTATGACGAAAAGCCCATCGGCCATGCCGAGGTGGTGCTGGAGAACGTCCGAGTGCCGGCCGCGAATCTGATCGCGGGCGAGGGGCGGGGCTTCGAGATCGCGCAAGGACGCCTGGGGCCGGGACGCATCCACCACTGTATGCGCACCATCGGCGCGGCCGAACGGGCGCTGGACCTGATGGTCGAACGCCTGCTGAGCCGCACGGCCTTCCGCAAGCAGTTGTCCGAGCATTCGGTGTGGGAACAGCGCGTCGCGGAGGCCCGCACCAATATCGAGATGTGTCGCCTCCTGGTGCTGAAGGCCGCCTGGATGATGGACGAGGTCGGGGCCAAGAACGCCCGCTCCGAGATCGCTCAGATCAAAGTCGCGGCGCCGAAGATGGCTCTCAAGGTCATCGACGACGCTATTCAGGCGTTCGGCGGGGCCGGCGTATCGGGCGATACGCCTCTAGCCGAACTATACGCAGGCGTGCGGACCCTGCGGATCGCCGACGGCCCGGACGAGGTCCACAATCGCACCATCGCACGGCTGGAATACGCCAGACAGGGCGAGACGGGCGGTCGCTAAACATCTGAATCCGTATAAAACTCTGGCGGAACTTCGAGCCTGTCGCAACGTTTGGCGACGGGAAGCGAGGAAACGACCGAATGGCGCGGGACGGATTGCCGGACACGCACGCGCATGAGCGGGCGCAATCTTCAGATCGGTTGGACATCGACCGCTTCCGGCAAATTCGCTCGGCCATGCCGCAGTTGGCGCAAGGATTGTCGCCCGAGGACCTGTCGGCCCAGTCCATGCCCGACTGCAGCCCCGGCAAATGGCATCTGGCGCACACCAGCTGGTTCTTCGAGGCCATGATCCTGGCGGCCGAGCCGGGCTATCAGCCGGTCGATCCTCGGTTCCAGCGGTTGTTCAACTCCTACTATGAGGCGTTGGGCGACCGCGTGGCCCGGCATCAGCGCGGCCTGATGACCCGGCCGTCGCTCAGCGAAGTGATGGCCTATCGGCGGGAGGTGGACCGTCGCCTGGTCGAATGGCTGGCGCGGGGAAAGGGCGACGTGCGCCTGCGCTATCTGTTCGAACTGGGCCTGCATCACGACCAGCAGCATCAGGAGCTGTTCCTGATGGACCTGCTGAACTTGATGGCCTGTTCGCCCCTTGACCCCGCCGCCTATGCCGGGGAGCCGCACGGAGCAGTGCGCCAGAGGCCGCGCGGCGGCATGGCGACGTTCGATGGCGGTCTGACGCGCATCGGTCATGACGGGCCGGACTTCGCCTTCGACAATGAGGGACCCGCGCATAGGGTCTGGCTGGAGCCCTTCGCCCTGGCGGCTGATCTGACCACCAACGGGGAATGGATCGCCTTCATCGAGGATGACGGCTACGCCCGGCCCGAACTCTGGCTGTCCGACGGCTGGGCCGTGGTGAAGGCCGAAGGCTGGACGGCGCCGCTTTATTGGCGGCGCGGCGATGACTGTTGGACGACCCTGAGCCTGACTGGCCGCATTCCGGTCGATCCGGCCGCGCCGGTGCGCCACGTCAGTTTCTACGAGGCGGACGCCTTTGCCCGCTGGGCGGGCAAGCGGCTGCCGACCGAGGCGGAATGGGAGCAGGCCGCGCGCACGCGGCCTGACGCCTTCTCCCACCTGACCGGCGAAGTCTGGCAATGGACGTCCAGCGCCTATGCCCCCTATCCCGGCTTTCAACCGACGCCAGGCACAGCCGCCGAGTACAATGGAAAATTCATGGCCAATCAGATGGTTCTTCGCGGCGGTTCGTTCGCCACGCCAGAAGGACACACGCGCGTGACCTATCGCAACTTCTTCTATCCGGGCCAGCGCTGGGCGTTCGCCGGCGTGAGGCTGGCCGCCGACGCTCCAAATGATCGACGCGCCGCATCGGAAGACGATCAGACCGCGGCCTTCCAGCAAGATTTGATCGAGGGCCTGTCGCGCCCGCAGAAGGCCGTGCCGCCCAAATGGCTCTATGACGCCGAAGGCTCGCGCCTGTTCGAGGACATCACGACTCTGCAAGAATACTATCCGACCCGTCAGGAGACGGCGCTTTTGCGCGCACAGGCGATGGTCCTGACGGCCGAGTTCGGACCGGACGCCGTGCTGGTCGAGTTCGGCTCGGGCGCCAGCGAGAAGACGCGACTGCTTCTGGACGCCGCGCCGGACCTGGGAGCTTATGTGCCGCTGGATATCAGCGAGACGGCCCTGTCGGAGGCGGCAGGCCGTCTGCGTTCCGCCTATCCGACGCTGCGTGTCGAGCCGATTTTGGGGGACTTCGAGACCTTGGCGCCCTTGCCCGACGACCTACCGAAGGGCCGGAGAATCGGCTTCTTCCCAGGATCCACCATCGGCAATCTGGAGCCGGAAGAAGCGGTGCGGTTCCTGGCCTCGGCGCGGACGCTGCTGGGGGAGGGGGCCTTGTTCATCCTGGGGGTGGACCTGGTCAAGACCCCGGAGGTCCTGGTGGCGGCCTATGACGATGCGCAGAGCGTGACGGCGGCGTTCAACCGCAATCTGCTGGTTCGCGCCAACGCCGAACTGGACGCCGACTTCGATCTTAACGCCTTCCGCCACCGCGCGATCTGGAACGCCGAACAGTCGCGGATGGAGATGCATCTGGAAGCCGTGTGTCCCACGGCAGCCCAAATCGACGGTCGCCGGTTCGATTTCGCCAAGGGCGAGACCATCCATACCGAGAGTTCGCGCAAGTTCACGCAAACGTCTGTCACGGACATGGCGCAGGCGGCGGGATGGCGGATCGTGCGGTTCGACGCCTCGCCCGCGCCGTCGTTCGCTCTGGTGCTGATGTCGGCTTGACGCGACCCCAGGCGGGAGCGATGCGAGCCGAGCGGTAGGTATGAAAAGGGCGGCGAACCGGAGTTCGCCGCCCTTGATCCGTTCCCGGCGACGATCGGATCAGGTCGTCGGATTGCCCGGTTCGTCCTTGCGGGACCCGTGGGAAGCTTCGCCACCCTTGCGCCCCGCCTGGGCGGCCAGACCACGATCCTGAGAGAAGCTTCTCTTTTCGCTGGGAACGCTGGCGCCGCCTTTGCGGGCGATTTCGCGCTGACGCTCGGGATCCATTGAGGCGAATCCTCTCTTGGAGACGCCGGAACCGCGTGTGGGCTGACCTTCCGCCATGGGGTTCGTCCTTTCAGATTTGCCGTTTCGCTTGCGTGATCAACACGATGAATCCCGCAGGGTTCCGAACCAACCGCTGCTTTTTACCCTCCGAACGCTGCCCGATTGTCATGGCGGCATCAGCCGTCATTTGCAGGGGGCGGCGCGTCATCCGGAAACCAAGGCGGCATCTCGTCGGGCGTGCCGGACGGGTCAAGCTCCGGGCCAGGCGCGGGCTGTGTCGGAACCTCGGTCGGGGGCGGTTGCGGCGTGGGCTGGGGATCGGCGGGCTGGGGGTCGATATGGGTCATGGGGGCTCCTTCCACACCGATCAACGCGCCGCCTCGGCCGCCGTTCAGAGGAACCGCCGCGTCGCCCGACGGTTTGAAGCGCACACTCTTCATTCGTCAGGAACCGCCGCCATGACCCAGTCGCCCATCGCTCCCCCGTCGCCCGACGATATCGTCCTGGAAGACGACGGCCTGACCCAGCGTCTGGACCGAGAGGCCGACGCCCTGCTGGCCAAGGAAGATCGCGCGTTCGAGCGCGTTTCCTCGGTGCGCCAGGCTGTGCGGGAGGACGCGGCCCAAGTGCGCGACGTGATGGCCCAGAGTGTCGCACAGGCGCGCGACGGCATCCGCGAAGAGCCGATGCGTGCAACCCTTTACGCTCTGGGCCTAGGCGTCCTTATCGGAATGCTGCTGCGCCGCTAATGCGCTCACGCAGGGCCGCTGGCCGGACGGGGGACGGGCGCGCGCTGCAAGGCCGTGTCCGAAACGAAGGGGTTGGTGCGCCGCTCCTCGCCAAAGCTCGAGATCGGCCCGTGACCCGGCACAAAGGTGACGTCGTCGCCCAGCGGCCAAAGCTTCTCTACCACCGATCGGATCAGGGCCGGCGGGTCGCTCATGGGGAAGTCGGTACGCCCGACAGACCCCTTGAACAACACGTCTCCGACCTGGGCGAATCCCGCGGCCCGATTGAAGAAGACGACGTGGCCGGGCGTGTGTCCCGGACAGTGGCGCACCTCCCATTCGGTGCGGCCGAGCGTCAGGCTGTCGCGGTCTTCTAGCCAGCGGTCCGGCGTGAACACCCGCGCCTCGGGCAGGCCGTACATCCGCTCGCTCTCGACGATGCGGTCGATCCAGAACTGGTCCGCCTTTTGCGGCCCGATGATCTGGACACCGGATTTTTCCTGCATTTCGGCCGCGCCGCCGGCGTGATCGAGGTGGCCGTGCGTGATCCATATCTGGTCGAGGGTCAGACCGCGCCGCGCCACTTCGCCCAGAATCGCGTCGACCGAACCGCCGGGATCGATGACGGCGGCCTTGTTCGTCGCCGTGCACCAGACGGTGGTGCAGTTCTGCTGAAGCGGCGTGACGGGCGTGACGAAGACGCCGATGGGAGAGGCGGGCTGGTTCATCGAGCCTAGATAGCGACGAAACGGGGGAATGGACACGGCCGCGTTGACCTTTGAAGCCCTTCTCGACATAAGGGCGGGCTTCGAGGCGCCGCTCCGCAAGGGGCGGCTCTCTTGCTTTATCCATTCCGCGCCGACCGAGCTTCGGTCCCAGCGCCCCAGAGCGTCAGATATCCCGACCATGCAAGTCGTCGAAAAGTCGAACGAAGGCCTCAGCCGCGTGATCGCGGTCACAATCCCCGTCGCGGAGCTGAACGAAAAGCTCGACGCCCGCGTCAAGGAAGTCGCCCCGCAGATGAAGCTGAAGGGCTTCCGTCCGGGCAAGGTGCCGGCCGCCCACGTCAAGAAGACCTTCGGCCGCGATTTCATGGGCGAGATCATCAACGCCGAGCTGAACGAAACCAGCCAGAAGGCTCTGGACGAGGTGAAGGTCCGCCCGGCGGCTCCGGCCGAGATGAAGCTGACCTCTGACATGGACAAGGTCATCGCCGGTCAGGAAGACCTTGCCTACGAAATGTCCCTGGAAGTCATGCCGGAGTTCACGCCGGTCGATCCCAAGACCCTGAAGCTGGAACGCCCGACCTATGAAGCGTCGGACGCCGATCTGGACGAGGCCCTGACGGAACTGGCCGGTCAGGCCAAGACCTACGAGGACAAGACGGGCAAGACCGTGAAGGCCGCCGAGGGCGACCAGTTGACGATCGACTTCCTGGGCAAGCTGGACGGCGAACCCTTCGAGGGCGGCGCCGCCGAGGACGCGGACCTGGTGATCGGCTCGGGCCGCTTCATCCCCGGCTTCGAAGAGCAACTGACGGGCGCCAAGGTCGGCGAAGAGAAGACCATCGAAGTCACCTTCCCCGAGACCTATCAAGCCGCCCATCTGGCCGGCAAGAAGGCCACCTTCGACATCAAGGTGAAGGCCATCAAGGCTGAAGCCGAAGCCAAGATTGACGACGAATTCGCCAAGCGCATCGGCCTGGAGTCGCTGGAAAAGCTCAAGGAACTGCTGAAGTCGAACCTGGACCAGCAGTACGCCGGCGCCGCCCGCTTCAAGTTGAAGCGCGCCCTGCTGGATCAACTGGACGAGGCCCACGACTTCCCGCTGCCGCCCAAGATGGTGGAGGCCGAGTTCGAAGGCATCTGGCAACAGGTGGAGGCCGACAAGGCCGCCGGCCGCCTGCCCGAAGAGGACGCCAAGAAGTCCGACGAAGACCTGAAGGCCGAGTACAAGAAGATCGCAGAGCGCCGCGTGCGCCTGGGTCTGGTCTTGGCCGAGATCGGCCGCGCCAACAACGTCCAGGTCACGGATCAGGAGCTGAACGCCGCCCTGCTGCAGGAAGCCCGCAACTATCCGGGCCAGGAACAGGCTGTCCTGAACTTCTACCGCCAGAACCCCAACGCCGCCGCCCAGATGCGCGCGCCCATCTACGAAGAAAAGGTCGTCGACCTGATCGTGGGCGTCGCCGACGTGACCGACAAGCCGATCACGAAGGAAGAGCTGCTGAAGGACGAAGACGAAGAGTGAAGCGCGTTACGGAAGCGTAACTTCCGTTTTGTCGTGGCTAAGTCTATCCTGGAAAAGGGCTCGCAGTTGGTGGGCCCTTTTCTGATTCTATTGAAAGATGGGGCGGTTCGAGATGAGCTTTTTGTCGGCCGTGGCTGTTGTCTCGTTTTTGAGCCTCTTTGGCCAAGCTCAAACGGAATCTCCGACAAGCAACCAAACGTCCCCAGCTCAGCAGGATGCGGCGCCCACGAATCTTGGCGATGTCGAAGTGACGGCGCGGCGGTTGGAAACCCAGGTTCAGTCCTTCATCAATGACGTCGCAGCGCCTGCCAAGGGTAGAGGGCTGGCGCGTTGGGACCGATCGATCTGCGTTGGTGTCACCAATCTCGATGGCCGTTATGCGCAGTTCATGATCGACCGCGTCGCGCAAACAGCCTCAGCCGTCGGTTTGGATATCGGCGCGCCAGGCTGCCGCCCGGACATCATGATTATCGCCACATCCAACGGCAGGGAGTTGGCGACTAAACTTGTGGACGACAATCCATCCGGCTTTCGTCCATCCCGCAGTAATACCGATTTGGGAAGCGCTGCTTTGGAGCGTTTCAAATCCAGTGACGCCGCAGTCCGGTGGTGGCATGTCAGTTTACCCGTAAGTGTGGACACCGGGGACATCGCTGTTCGGCTGGACGGCGAGGAAGCCCCCAACATTGCAGTTCGGGACGCATCGCGCCTGCGTTCAAATGTTCGGGATGATCTGGCGCGAGTCATGATTATCTTGGATGTCAGTAAGATCGGGTCGGTGGGGTTCGGGGCGCTCAGCGACTATGTCGCTATGGTCGCGCTCGCGCAGATCGAACTGGGGTCAGATGCAACCCAATATGATAGCGTCTTGAACCTATTCGGACCCGGTGAAAAGCCGACTGGACTTACTCAGTGGGATCGGGATTACCTAGCATCCCTGTACGCCGCGCGTCGGGATCGCGCTCGCCCCGACCAGCAATCTAGAGATATTATCAGAGGTATGGTTGGGGAGCGCAGTGTCAGGTTGCGGGCCCATGATCCGCATCCTTGAAGCCTCTGCCTTGCATAGACGCCCTATGGACGCGATATGCAGAAGCCAATGAGCGACGTCCTGAATCGTCGCATCTGCATTCTGAGAAGGCCTTAATGCGCGATCCCATCGACTTCATCTCCAACAACCTCGTTCCCATGGTGGTGGAGCAATCCAGCCGGGGGGAGCGGTCCTTTGATATTTTCTCGCGCCTGCTGCGCGAGCGGATCATCTTTCTGACGGGGCCGTTCGAGGACGGCATGGCGTCGTTGATCTGCGCCCAGCTGCTGTTTCTGGAATCGGAGAACCCGAAAAAGGAAATCAGCATGTACATCAACAGCCCCGGCGGTCAGGTGACGTCGGCGCTCGCGATCTACGATACGATGCAATACATCAAGAGCCCGGTGTCGACGGTCGTGATGGGCATGGCCGCTTCGGCGGGGTCGCTGATCCTGACGGCCGGCGAGGCGGGCCAGCGGATCGCCCTGCCGAACGCGCGGGTCATGGTTCACCAGCCCTCGGGCGGGTTCCGGGGCCAGGCGTCGGACATCGAACTGCACGCCGCCGACATCCGCTACACCAAGCGTCGTCTGAACGAGATCTACGTCCACCACACGGGTCGGACGTATGAGGAGGTCGAAAAGACCCTGGACCGCGACCACTTCATGAGCGCGGAAGAGGCCAAGGCCTGGGGCATTGTCGACCATGTCTATGACCGCCGCGAGCAGGCCGACGCCGACGGCGTCAAGACGCCCGGCAACTGATCGGGCTTGATCTGAATACGCGGGGTGCATCGGGAACGGTGCGCCCCTTTTCTTTTGTGCTAACAGGCTGGTCATGCAGCACACGAGAGACCAGCGCGGCGAAGTCGAGGTCGATGGCGAAACCTATGATTGGGAACTGCGCCGTCAGCCGCGCCCTACGGGCAAGGGAAGCTGGGAGGGGATGGCCGTGTCCCTGCGGCACCGCGCGTTCAAGCGCGAGGCCATCGTGCAGTTTCCCATGCCGATGCGCCCGAACGGCCGGCCCGACCTGGAAAAGCAGCGGGTCAATGTCGAAGCGATCCGCAACGCGGTGACGGCCGCCATCGCGGCGGGCTGGGACGCGGCGTCACGGGGCAAGCCCGTCGTGTTCGATGTGGACGCGGACGGGCGCTGACCCTTACGGCTTCTGCCGGAAGACGCGAAAGCCCGGTTCCTGGGCCATGGCCAGCATTTCGGCGTCGCCCGAAGTGTCGCCATAGGCGGCGGTCAGGACCATGTCCGGGCCATAGGCGGCCTTCAGGCGACGAACCTTTTCCTCGCCTCGGCAATTGTCGCCAATGAAGGCGCCGGTCACGCGGTCCTGATCGTCGAACGCCATCTCGGTGCCCA includes the following:
- a CDS encoding SemiSWEET family sugar transporter, producing the protein MSELIANVVGSAAALCSITSFAPQAIKIWKERDASSVSLKTYSLTVTCFVLWVVYGVMTKAWPVTVANACALVMASGVLAMKWRFRDGDPDD
- a CDS encoding SCP2 sterol-binding domain-containing protein → MPDLAQVTEHIRGAVGDNSGLGKTVKLDLGDEGKIFIDGASVPNTVTNEDKPADATVSIKWDDFLALSEGKLDPMMAFMQGKLKIAGDMMIAQKLAPLLKR
- a CDS encoding S9 family peptidase; this encodes MRTLLLASTILLSATSAQIGRAWAQETPSNILTPERVFSSPSLNGPVAKGVSLSPDGQLVAFLRSRDDNVDVQDLWAAPTGPGEPYKLIDARALVPDAGELSEAEKARRERMRISARGVVEYSWDQQGRYILAPLEGDIFLANRGDGKVRRLTQTPADEIDAKVSPKGSYVSYVRDQNLIVYDLASGRETPITDDGAGLISWGTAEFIAQEEMGRDTGYWWSPDERYIALTRVDESPVDIVPRFEIAGGGATMVEQRYPRAGRPNAVVELYVRDLQSGARVKVDLGANTDIYLARVNWSGDGKTLYVQRQSRDQKTLDLLSVDPTTGASRVILSQKAQAWVDLNDDFRVLKDGRFIWSNEDSGWRHLYLYDRDGRRIRAITRGDYPVKHLDGVNEQTGDVYFTASMRDGKELPIEQQMFRANLNRAVEPVAVTPGGGWWTVSVNGPATAYVGNYSDPQTPPQSALYRIDGTRVRWIEENRLDASHPFAPYASRLRAPEFGTMQSHGQTLVWRMTTPPGFDPSKKYPVVMQVYGGPGTGAGVQKSWQPLTNQLLTEAGYIVLRLDNRGEGNRSQAFETSIYRRLGLPAVEDQAQAAQWLKTLPYVDADHIAVMGWSFGGFLSLLTLTDKDANLAAALAGAAPTQWGLYDTHYTERYMSTPQDNPEGYAATDILPRLDNLTGRLLILHGMADDNVIFGNATRVIDALQAKSVPFEMMLYPGQRHGVRGDPRQMQQWRTYLDFLDRTIGKRAK
- a CDS encoding ferredoxin--NADP reductase, whose amino-acid sequence is MTDASLSPAPVKASPFNALEVLWVRHWTDSLFSFGVRRPEDFRFRSGEFVMIGLPGEDGGKPILRAYSIASPCWAEELEFFSIKVADGPLTSRLQKIQPGDTVLMGKKPTGTLVLDALTGGERLFLIGTGTGLAPWLSVARDPETYSRFGHVYVIHTVRSVADLAYRDFFTAEIHDDPLIGDEAKAQLTYYPTVTREEFRTPGRITDRIRSGDFFRDLGLPDGFDPAKDRVMLCGSMAMIKEAGELLETYGLKEGSNAEPADYVLERAFVG
- a CDS encoding acyl-CoA dehydrogenase family protein codes for the protein MDFKHSDRALEWQDRVRRFLDAEVVSNEALYFDQVREDSTRQPPIMEAMKAKAREAGLWNMFLPGDHGAGLTNLEYAPLAELMGRRLWSAEVFNCNAPDTGNMEVLHMYGDAAQQARWLKPLMAGEIRSAFLMTEPEVASSDATNIQTRIERDGDHYVINGRKWWSTNMGHPNVAVTIVMGKTDPEAAVHAQQSQIIVPVDTPGFRVERMLSVFGYDEKPIGHAEVVLENVRVPAANLIAGEGRGFEIAQGRLGPGRIHHCMRTIGAAERALDLMVERLLSRTAFRKQLSEHSVWEQRVAEARTNIEMCRLLVLKAAWMMDEVGAKNARSEIAQIKVAAPKMALKVIDDAIQAFGGAGVSGDTPLAELYAGVRTLRIADGPDEVHNRTIARLEYARQGETGGR